In Streptomyces liangshanensis, the DNA window GGGCTCGCCCTCCGCGCGCCGGACGACATGATCGTCCCAGACCTTCTCCGCGAGTGTCCTACCCATCGCTTTCCCTCCGGCCGGCGGAGCGCCGGCACATTTCGAGACGTGGGCCCGCGTCCGTACCCCTTCGTGCCGGACGCCGGCGGGGACCCGTGGTCCGCGGGCCTGTACCTACAGGTTGGCAAAGACCCTGGGAAAAGGAACTTGCGTTTCACAGAGTGAGACGCGAGTATCGTTGCATGGACAACTCTAGCGGCGTCGGCGTTCTCGACAAGGCTGCTCTCGTACTGAGCGCCCTGGAGTCCGGTCCGGCCACCCTCGCCGGGCTGGTCGCGGCGACCGGGCTCGCTCGACCCACGGCCCACCGGCTGGCCGTGGCTCTGGAACACCACCGGATGGTGGCGAGGGACATGCAGGGCCGGTTCATCCTCGGCCCGCGGCTGGCCGAGCTGGCCGCGGCGGCCGGCGAGGACCGGCTGCTGGCGACGGCGGGGCCCGTCCTCACGCACCTGCGGGACGTGACGGGCGAGAGCGCCCAGCTCTACCGGCGGCAGGGTGACATGCGGATCTGCGTGGCCGCCGCCGAGCGGCTGTCGGGGCTGCGGGACACGGTCCCGGTCGGCTCGACGCTCACGATGAAGGCGGGCTCCTCGGCCCAGATCCTGATGGCGTGGGAGGAGCCGGAGCGGCTGCACCGGGGTCTCCAGGGCGCCCGCTTCACGGCGACGGCGCTGTCCGGGGTACGGCGCAGGGGCTGGGCCCAGTCGATCGGCGAGCGCGAGCCCGGGGTGGCCTCGGTGTCGGCGCCGGTCCGGGGTCCGTCGAACCGGGTGGTCGCGGCGGTCTCGGTGTCGGGGCCGATCGAGCGGCTCACCCGCCACCCGGGCCGGATGCACGCGCAGGCCGTGATCGACGCGGCGGGCCGGCTGAGCGAGGCGCTGCGGCGGACGAGCTGAGAAGGCGGGGCACGGAAAAGGCCCTCCCCGTCGGGGAGGGCCTTCTCGGATACGTACCCCCGACCGGATTCGAACCGGCGCTACTGCCGTGAGAGGGCAGCGTGCTAGGCCGCTACACAACGGGGGCGAGGATCCAGAGGATCCAGCTGGGCTACCAGGACTCGAACCTAGAATAACGGTACCAGAAACCGTTGTGTTGCCAATTACACCATAGCCCATGGTGACTTACGTATTACCGTACCCCCGACCGGATTCGAACCGGCGCTACTGCCGTGAGAGGGCAGCGTGCTAGGCCGCTACACAACGGGGGCCTTAGCGATCCAGCGTCGACGCGTCCGGGTGCGACCCGAAAGCGTCGGAGAGAAGGATCTGTACCCCCGACCGGATTCGAACCGGCGCTACTGCCGTGAGAGGGCAGCGTGCTAGGCCGCTACACAACGGGGGCATTGCAGAATGGTGTCTGCGCTGGGCTACCAGGACTCGAACCTAGACTAACGGAACCAGAAACCGTCGTGCTGCCAATTACACCATAGCCCACCAAAACTCAACCCCCTGACGGGGGTTCGCTTGGCTTGCGTCTCCCGGCCGGGCCTTTCGGCCTTCCCGGGCGGCGCAGGAAGAACATTACCCGACAGCGGGCAGCGCTCCAAAACGAGTATCGGCGGGGGCGGGCCCAGGAGCCGGACGGGCCGCGAAGCCCGTCCGGCGATCCGGAACCGTGTCCGCCTGCGGCTACGCCCCCGCCGTCAGCTTCGACAGCGCCGCGTCGACCCGCGCGAGCGTCCGCTCGCGGCCCAGCAGCTCCAGCGACTCGAAGAGCGGCAGGCCGACCGTACGGCCGGTGACCGCGACCCGGACCGGCGCCTGCGCCTTGCCCAGCTTGAGGCCGTGCTCCTCGCCGGCCGCCAGGACCGCGTTCTTGAGCGCCTCGGCGGTCCACTCCGACGCGGCGATGTGCGTACGGGCGGTCGCCAGCAGCGCGTCCGCGCCCGGCTTCATCGCCTTCTCCCAGGACGCCTGGTCCTCCACCGGCTCGTCCAGGAAGAGGAAGTCGACGTTGGCCGTGATGTCCGAGAGGACCGTCAGCCGGGTCTGGGCCAGCGGCGCCAGCTCCTCGAAGGCCGCCGCGTCGAAGGCCTCGGGGGCCCACGGGGCGTGCGGGGCGCGCAGCCAGGGGCCGCAGGCCTCGGTGAACGTCTTCACGTCCAGCATCCTGAGGTGGTCCCCGTTGACCGACTCGGCCTTCTTGAGGTCGAAGCGCGCCGGGTTGGCGTTGACGTCCGCGATGTCGAACGCGGCGACCATCTCGTCCATGGAGAAGATGTCGCGGTCCGGGGCGAGCGACCAGCCCAGCAGCGAGAGGTAGTTGAGCAGCCCCTCGGGCAGGAAACCGCGCTCGCGGTAGAGGTTGAGGGACGCCTGCGGGTCGCGCTTGGAGAGCTTCTTGTTGCCCTCCCCCATCACGTACGGGAGGTGCCCGAACGCCGGGACGTCCTTCGCCACGCCCAGCTCGATCAGCGCCCGGTAGAGGGCGATCTGGCGCGGGGTGGAGGACAGCAGGTCCTCGCCGCGCAGGACGTGCGTGATCTCCATCAGCGCGTCGTCGATCGGGTTGACGAGCGTGTAGAGCGGGGCGCCGTTGGCGCGGACGATGCCGTAGTCCGGGACGTTCTCCGGGGTGAAGGTCAGCTCGCCGCGGACGAGGTCCGTGAAGGTGATCGGCTCGTCGGGCATCCGGAAGCGCACGATGTGCGTCCGGCCCTCGGCCTCGTACGCCGCCTTCCGCTCGGCGCTCAGGTCCCGGCAGTGGCCGTCGTACCCGGACGGCCTGCCCGCCGCGCGGGCCGCCGCGCGGCGCTCGTCCAGCTCCTCGGTGGTGCAGTAGCAGGGGTACGCGTGCCCCGCGGCGAGCAGCTTCTCCGCGATGTCGCGGTAGAGGTCCATCCGCTGGGACTGGCGGTACGGGGCATGGGGGCCGCCGGTCTCCGGGCCCTCGTCCCAGTCGAGCCCGAGCCAGCGCAGCGAGTCGAGCAGCGCCTCGTACGACTCCTCGGAGTCGCGCGCCGCGTCGGTGTCCTCGATGCGCAGGACCAGGGTGCCGCCGGTGTGGCGGGCGTACGCCCAGTTGAAGAGGGCGGTGCGGACCAGGCCCACGTGCGGGTTGCCGGTCGGCGAGGGACAGAAACGAACACGGACGGGGCCGTTAACCACGCTTGATCACCCTGTTGGTGAGAGTGCCGATGCCTTCGATGGAGACGGCGACCTCGTCGCCGACGCTGAGGGGGCCGACCCCGGCAGGGGTGCCCGTGAGGATGACGTCTCCGGGGAGCAGCGTCATGGCCTCGGTGATGTGGACGACCAGGTCCTCGATGGACCGGATCATCTCGCTCGTACGGCCGAGCTGGCGCTGTTCGCCGTTGACCGTGCACTGGATCGTGAGGTCGGACGGGTCGAGCGCGGTCTCCACCCAGGGGCCGAGCGGGCAGGAGGTGTCGAAGCCCTTGGCGCGGGCCCACTGCTTCTCGGTCCGCTGCGTGTCCCGGGCGGTGACGTCGTTGGCGCAGGTGTAGCCGAAGATGACGTCCTTGACGCGCTCGCGCGGGACCTCACGGCACAACCGGCCGATCACGACGGCCAGTTCGGCCTCGTAGTGCACGTCGTTCGAGAAGGAGGGGTACTCGATGGCATCG includes these proteins:
- the ndgR gene encoding IclR family transcriptional regulator NdgR — encoded protein: MDNSSGVGVLDKAALVLSALESGPATLAGLVAATGLARPTAHRLAVALEHHRMVARDMQGRFILGPRLAELAAAAGEDRLLATAGPVLTHLRDVTGESAQLYRRQGDMRICVAAAERLSGLRDTVPVGSTLTMKAGSSAQILMAWEEPERLHRGLQGARFTATALSGVRRRGWAQSIGEREPGVASVSAPVRGPSNRVVAAVSVSGPIERLTRHPGRMHAQAVIDAAGRLSEALRRTS
- the gltX gene encoding glutamate--tRNA ligase, yielding MVNGPVRVRFCPSPTGNPHVGLVRTALFNWAYARHTGGTLVLRIEDTDAARDSEESYEALLDSLRWLGLDWDEGPETGGPHAPYRQSQRMDLYRDIAEKLLAAGHAYPCYCTTEELDERRAAARAAGRPSGYDGHCRDLSAERKAAYEAEGRTHIVRFRMPDEPITFTDLVRGELTFTPENVPDYGIVRANGAPLYTLVNPIDDALMEITHVLRGEDLLSSTPRQIALYRALIELGVAKDVPAFGHLPYVMGEGNKKLSKRDPQASLNLYRERGFLPEGLLNYLSLLGWSLAPDRDIFSMDEMVAAFDIADVNANPARFDLKKAESVNGDHLRMLDVKTFTEACGPWLRAPHAPWAPEAFDAAAFEELAPLAQTRLTVLSDITANVDFLFLDEPVEDQASWEKAMKPGADALLATARTHIAASEWTAEALKNAVLAAGEEHGLKLGKAQAPVRVAVTGRTVGLPLFESLELLGRERTLARVDAALSKLTAGA
- a CDS encoding fumarylacetoacetate hydrolase family protein — translated: MRIARFSIDGNVAFGAVEGDGGDPAGLVLDIIRGIPYTDFELSGTKVPLSKVRLLPPVLPNKVVAIGRNYAEHAAELGNEVPEVPVAFFKPTTSVIGSGDAIEYPSFSNDVHYEAELAVVIGRLCREVPRERVKDVIFGYTCANDVTARDTQRTEKQWARAKGFDTSCPLGPWVETALDPSDLTIQCTVNGEQRQLGRTSEMIRSIEDLVVHITEAMTLLPGDVILTGTPAGVGPLSVGDEVAVSIEGIGTLTNRVIKRG